From the genome of Zea mays cultivar B73 unplaced genomic scaffold, Zm-B73-REFERENCE-NAM-5.0 scaffold_136, whole genome shotgun sequence, one region includes:
- the LOC109940833 gene encoding NAD(P)H-quinone oxidoreductase subunit 5, chloroplastic-like: protein MEHTYQYAWVIPLLPLPVIMSMGFGLFLIPTATKNLRRIWAFPSILLLSIAMVFSLHLSIQQINGSSIYQYLWSWTINNDFSLEFGYLVDPLTSIMLILITTVGILVLIYSDDYMSHDEGYLRFFVYISFFNTSMLGLVTSSNLIQIYFFWELVGMCSYLLIGFWFTRPIAASACQKAFVTNRVGDFGLLLGILGFFWITGSLEFRDLFKIANNWIPNNGINSLLTTLCAFLLFLGAVAKSAQFPLHVWLPDAMEGPTPISALIHAATMVAAGIFLLARLLPLFISLPWIMSFISLIGTITLFLGATLALAQRDIKRSLAYSTMSQLGYMMLALGIGSYQAALFHLITHAYSKALLFLGSGSVIHSMEPLVGYSPDKSQNMVLMGGLRKYVPITRTTFLCGTLSLCGIPPLACFWSKDEILSNSWLYSPFFGIIASFTAGLTAFYMFRIYLLTFDGYLRVHFQNYSSTKEGSLYSISLWGKSISKGVNRDFVLSTMKSGVSFFSQNIPKIPANTRNKIGSFSTPFGAKNTFVYPHETGNTMLFPLLILLLFTLFIGSIGIHFDNGVKDNRILELTILSKWLTPSINLFQENSNSSINSYEFLTNAISSVSLAIFGLFIAYIFYGSAYSFFQNLNFQNSLVKKNPKKSFLDEVKKKIYSWSYNRGYIDFFYTRVFILGIRRLAELTHFFDKGVIDGITNGVGLAGFCIGEEIKYVGGGRISSYLFFFLCYVSLFLFFIP from the coding sequence ATGGAACATACATATCAATATGCCTGGGTAATTCCTCTTCTCCCACTTCCAGTTATTATGTCAATGGGATTTGGACTTTTTCTTATTCCTACAGCAACAAAAAATCTTCGTCGGATATGGGCTTTTCCTAGTATTTTACTCTTAAGTATAGCTATGGTATTCTCACTTCACCTGTCTATTCAACAAATAAATGGAAGTTCTATCTATCAATATCTATGGTCTTGGACCATCAATAATGATTTTTCCTTAGAATTTGGATACTTGGTCGACCCCCTTACGTCTATTATGTTAATACTAATTACTACTGTAGGAATCTTAGTTCTTATTTATAGTGACGATTATATGTCTCACGATGAAGGATATTTGAGATTTTTTGTTTATATAAGTTTTTTTAATACTTCCATGTTAGGATTGGTTACTAGTTCCAATTTGATACAAATTTATTTTTTTTGGGAACTTGTCGGAATGTGTTCCTATTTATTGATAGGCTTTTGGTTTACGCGGCCAATTGCAGCGAGTGCttgtcaaaaagcttttgtaactaATCGTGTAGGGGATTTTGGTCTGTTATTAGGAATTTTAGGTTTTTTTTGGATAACGGGTAGTTTGGAGTTTCGGGATTTGTTCAAAATAGCTAATAACTGGATTCCTAATAATGGGATTAATTCCTTACTTACTACTTTGTGTGCTTTTTTATTATTCCTTGGTGCAGTTGCAAAATCTGCACAATTTCCTCTTCACGTATGGTTACCTGATGCTATGGAAGGACCCACTCCTATTTCGGCTCTTATACACGCAGCAACTATGGTTGCTGCGGGGATTTTTCTTCTAGCTAGACTTCTTCCTCTTTTCATATCCCTACCCTGGATAATGAGTTTCATTTCTTTAATAGGTACAATAACACTCTTCTTAGGAGCCACTTTAGCTCTTGCTCAGAGAGATATTAAAAGAAGCTTAGCCTATTCTACAATGTCTCAATTGGGTTATATGATGTTAGCTCTAGGTATAGGTTCTTATCAAGCTGCTTTATTCCATTTGATCACTCATGCTTATTCGAAAGCTTTATTGTTCTTAGGATCCGGATCCGTTATTCATTCAATGGAACCTCTTGTTGGATATTCACCAGATAAAAGTCAGAATATGGTTCTTATGGGTGGTTTAAGAAAATACGTTCCAATTACAAGAACTACTTTTTTATGTGGTACACTTTCTCTTTGTGGTATTCCACCTCTTGCTTGCTTCTGGTCCAAAGATGAAATCCTTAGTAATAGTTGGTTGTATTCACCCTTTTTTGGAATAATAGCCTCTTTTACTGCAGGATTAACTGCATTTTATATGTTTCGGATATATTTACTTACTTTTGATGGGTATTTGCGTGTTCATTTTCAAAATTACAGTAGTACTAAAGAAGGTTCGTTGTATTCAATATCCTTATGGGGAAAAAGTATATCCAAAGGAGTCAATAGGGATTTTGTTTTATCAACAATGAAGAGTGGAGTTTCTTTTTTTTCACAAAATATACCAAAAATTCCTGCTAATACAAGAAATAAGATAGGATCCTTTAGTACTCCCTTTGGGGCTAAAAATACTTTTGTCTATCCTCATGAAACGGGAAATACTATGCTATTTCCTCTTCTTATATTACTACTTTTTACTTTGTTCATTGGATCCATAGGAATCCATTTTGATAATGGAGTAAAAGATAATAGAATATTGGAGTTAACCATATTATCAAAGTGGCTAACTCCTTCAATAAACTTGTTCCAGGAAAATTCTAATTCTTCCATAAATTCATATGAATTTCTCACTAATGCAATTTCTTCTGTAAGTTTAGCAATTTTTGGTCTATTCATAGCATATATCTTTTATGGATCTGCTTATTCTttttttcagaatttgaattttcaaAATTCCCTTGTAAAAAAGAATCCAAAAAAGAGCTTTTTGGATGAAGTAAAAAAAAAGATATACAGCTGGTCATATAATCGTGGTTATATAGATTTTTTCTATACTAGGGTTTTTATCCTAGGTATAAGAAGATTAGCCGAACTAACGCATTTTTTTGATAAAGGTGTCATTGATGGAATTACCAATGGAGTAGGTCTTGCTGGTTTTTGTATAGGAGAAGAAATCAAATATGTAGGGGGAGGGCGAATATCGTCTTATCTATTCTTTTTTTTATGTTATGTATCCTTGTTCTTATTCTTTATTCCATGA
- the LOC118473789 gene encoding NAD(P)H-quinone oxidoreductase chain 4, chloroplastic, producing MGFSGQNVSCLYYFIMSYFPWLTILVVLPIFAGSLIFFLPHKGNKIVRWYTIAICLLEFLLMTYAFCYHFQLEDPLIQLKEDSKWIDVFDFHWRLGIDGLSLGSILLTGFITTLATLAAWPVTRNSQLFYFLMLAMYSGQIGLFSSRDLLLFFIMWELELIPVYLLLSMWGGKRRLYSATKFILYTAGGSIFFLIGVLGMGLYGSNEPGLDLERLINQSYPTTLEILLYFGFLIAYAVKLPIIPLHTWLPDTHGEAHYSTCMLLAGILLKMGAYGLIRVNMELLPHAHYLFSPWLVIIGAVQIIYAASTSLGQRNFKKRIAYSSVSHMGFIIIGIGSITNIGLNGAILQILSHGFIGATLFFLAGTACDRMRLVYLEELGGISIPMPKIFTMFSSFSMASLALPGMSGFVAELVVFFGLITSPKFMLMPKMLITFVMAIGMILTPIYLLSMLRQMFYGYKLFHVPNKNFVDSGPRELFLLICIFLPVIGIGIYPDLVLSLSVDRVEVLLSNYYTK from the coding sequence ATGGGCTTTTCTGGTCAAAACGTATCTTGTCTTTATTACTTTATCATGAGTTATTTTCCTTGGTTAACAATACTTGTTGTTTTGCCGATATTtgcaggttcattaattttctttTTACCTCATAAAGGAAATAAAATCGTTAGGTGGTATACTATAGCTATTTGTTTATTAGAATTCCTTCTAATGACTTATGCATTCTGTTATCATTTCCAATTGGAGGATCCTTTAATCCAATTAAAGGAGGATTCTAAATGGATAGATGTTTTCGATTTCCACTGGAGATTGGGAATCGATGGACTTTCATTAGGATCTATTTTATTGACAGGATTTATCACTACTTTAGCTACTTTAGCGGCTTGGCCGGTTACTCGGAATTCGCAattattctatttcctgatgctagCAATGTATAGCGGTCAAATAGGATTATTTTCTTCACGAGACCTTTTACTTTTTTTTATCATGTGGGAGTTAGAATTAATTCCTGTTTACTTACTTTTATCCATGTGGGGGGGAAAGAGGCGTCTGTATTCAGCTACCAAGTTTATTTTGTATACTGCAGGCGGTTCCATTTTTTTCTTAATTGGAGTTCTGGGTATGGGATTATATGGTTCCAATGAACCCGGATTAGATTTAGAAAGATTGATTAATCAATCATACCCTACAACATTGGAAATACTACTGTATTTTGGCTTCCTTATTGCTTATGCTGTCAAATTGCCGATTATACCTTTACATACGTGGTTACCAGATACCCATGGGGAAGCGCATTACAGTACATGTATGCTTTTAGCCGGAATTCTATTAAAGATGGGAGCATACGGATTGATTCGGGTCAATATGGAATTGTTACCGCATGCTCATTATCTATTTTCCCCTTGGTTGGTAATAATAGGAGCGGTGCAAATAATCTATGCAGCTTCAACTTCTCTTGGTCAACGAAATTTCAAAAAAAGAATAGCCTACTCCTCCGTATCTCACATGGGTTTCATAATTATAGGAATTGGTTCCATAACCAACATTGGACTAAATGGAGCTATTTTACAAATATTATCTCATGGATTTATCGGTGCTACACTTTTTTTCTTGGCGGGAACGGCTTGTGATAGAATGCGTCTTGTTTATCTCGAAGAACTGGGGGGAATATCTATCCCAATGCCAAAAATTTTTACCATGTTTAGTAGCTTTTCAATGGCTTCTCTTGCCTTGCCGGGAATGAGCGGTTTTGTTGCAGAATTAGTAGTATTTTTTGGACTAATTACTAGTCCTAAATTTATGTTAATGCCAAAAATGCTAATTACTTTTGTAATGGCAATAGGAATGATATTAACTCCTATTTATTTATTATCTATGTTACGCCAGATGTTCTATGGATACAAGCTATTTCATGTTCCAAACAAAAATTTTGTAGATTCTGGACCACGAGAACTCTTTCTTTTAATCTGTATCTTTTTACCAGTAATAGGAATTGGTATTTATCCAGATTTGGTTCTCTCGCTATCCGTTGATAGGGTAGAGGTTCTATTATCCAATTATTATACTAAATAG